Proteins encoded by one window of Arabidopsis thaliana chromosome 2, partial sequence:
- a CDS encoding DNA-binding storekeeper protein-related transcriptional regulator (DNA-binding storekeeper protein-related transcriptional regulator; FUNCTIONS IN: transcription regulator activity; INVOLVED IN: biological_process unknown; LOCATED IN: cellular_component unknown; EXPRESSED IN: 21 plant structures; EXPRESSED DURING: 10 growth stages; CONTAINS InterPro DOMAIN/s: Protein of unknown function DUF573 (InterPro:IPR007592); BEST Arabidopsis thaliana protein match is: DNA-binding storekeeper protein-related transcriptional regulator (TAIR:AT4G00270.1); Has 3870 Blast hits to 2696 proteins in 325 species: Archae - 4; Bacteria - 248; Metazoa - 996; Fungi - 327; Plants - 391; Viruses - 98; Other Eukaryotes - 1806 (source: NCBI BLink).): protein MVTPKQIDFSSCGGGDNSDDTLSHRESPRNPSSKRAAASFAAEAGEETMKKKKKKKKKNLGPPLIVRIWNEEDELSILKGLVDYRAKTGFNPKIDWDAFYSFLGSSIVAKFSKEQVLSKIRKLKRRFHVHWEKISEGNDPKFTRSSDSEAFGFSSMIWGQGEFGNDDGMDKEMVKEHDVNGNGAAENGTARIAQENESGEEMLKEHEETLNENGAEEIRDNDETARKAQQLESESEEEMLKEHEEPFNENGAENIRDNNGTTQIAQQSESESEEMLKEHEEVANTELVNENGAAKTTENGTTGGKERHDDDDDDELCAVQDAFEAVMSQGLSGYQKKLQLEKLMNLGTGKRRELSDEWKALCVEERRLNIKKLRFSAKLAEAANDS from the exons ATGGTGACTCCGAAGCAGATCGATTTCTCTTCctgtggtggtggtgataaCTCCGACGATACCCTCTCCCATCGAGAATCTCCACGGAATCCTTCCTCAAAGCGTGCTGCTGCTTCCTTCGCAGCAGAAGCAGGCGAAGAgactatgaagaagaaaaagaagaagaagaagaagaatttgggTCCGCCGTTGATCGTCCGGATCTGGAACGAGGAAGATGAGCTCTCTATCTTAAAG GGATTAGTTGATTACAGAGCTAAGACAGGATTCAATCCCAAAATTGATTGGGATGCGTTTTACAGTTTCCTCGGAAGTTCTATCGTTGCGAAATTCTCCAAGGAGCAGGTTTTGAGTAAGATCAGGAAGTTGAAAAGGAGATTTCATGTTCATTGGGAGAAAATCAGTGAAGGGAATGATCCGAAATTTACTAGGTCTAGTGATTCTGAAGCCTTTGGATTTTCTTCGATGATTTGGGGACAAGGTGAATTTGGTAATGATGATGGTATGGATAAGGAGATGGTGAAGGAGCACGATGTAAACGGAAATGGCGCAGCTGAAAATGGGACTGCTCGAATAGCACAGGAGAACGAGAGTGGGGAGGAGATGTTAAAGGAGCATGAGGAAACGTTAAATGAGAATGGTGCAGAGGAGATAAGAGACAACGACGAGACTGCTCGGAAAGCACAGCAGCTCGAGAGCGAGAGCGAGGAGGAGATGTTGAAGGAGCATGAGGAACCCTTTAATGAGAATGGTGCAGAGAATATAAGAGACAATAACGGGACTACTCAAATAGCACAGCAGAGCGAGAGCGAGAGTGAGGAGATGTTGAAGGAGCATGAGGAAGTGGCTAATACTGAACTTGTAAATGAGAATGGGGCAGCGAAAACAACAGAGAACGGGACTACTGGTGGAAAAGAGAGAcatgatgacgatgatgatgatgagttatGCGCTGTGCAGGATGCATTTGAGGCTGTAATGTCGCAAGGTTTAAGTGGTTATCAAAAGAAGTTGCAGCTTGAGAAGCTGATGAACCTTGGAActggaaaaagaagagagttgAGTGATGAATGGAAAGCGTTATGTGTTGAGGAAAGAAGATTGAATATCAAGAAGCTTAGATTTTCCGCCAAGCTTGCAGAGGCAGCTAATGATAGTTAG